In Saccharolobus solfataricus, a genomic segment contains:
- the asd gene encoding aspartate-semialdehyde dehydrogenase has translation MADKIKVSLLGSTGMVGQKMVRMLSKHPYIELVKVSASPQKIGKKYKDAVKWIEPGDIPENVAELPIVSTEYEDHKDVDVVLSALPNELAEDVELKLVKQGKIVVSNASPFRMDPDVPLINPEVNWEHLELLKYQKSSKNWNGLLVKNPNCTAAILSMPIKPLERLIKINATYIVTLQAVSGAGYSGLPFMAIDGNVVPWIKGEEEKIPKEINKMLGKFEAGKLKSSSLEIHPTTTRVPVKVGHMGVINIVTDDNVDEKEVQKALDSFASLPQHKNLPTAPNKPIIVFKDEDRPQPARDLQYYDGMAVTVGRVKFEGNVLRLVVLGDNLVRGAAGITILTLEVMKELGYF, from the coding sequence GTGGCTGATAAGATAAAAGTTTCGTTACTAGGCTCTACCGGAATGGTAGGGCAAAAAATGGTAAGGATGCTTTCAAAACATCCCTATATAGAATTAGTGAAAGTAAGTGCGTCACCTCAAAAGATTGGTAAAAAATACAAAGACGCCGTAAAATGGATAGAACCTGGGGATATTCCTGAAAATGTGGCTGAATTACCAATAGTCTCCACCGAGTACGAAGATCATAAGGATGTCGATGTTGTCCTTTCAGCACTACCTAATGAATTAGCAGAAGATGTTGAATTAAAGTTAGTAAAACAGGGAAAAATAGTTGTATCTAATGCCTCACCATTTAGAATGGATCCAGATGTACCACTAATCAATCCAGAAGTAAATTGGGAGCATTTAGAGTTATTAAAATATCAAAAAAGCAGTAAAAACTGGAACGGTCTATTAGTCAAAAATCCTAACTGTACTGCGGCAATACTTTCCATGCCAATTAAACCCTTAGAAAGATTAATCAAAATTAATGCTACGTATATAGTAACTTTACAAGCAGTAAGCGGAGCTGGTTATAGTGGTTTACCGTTTATGGCAATAGATGGGAATGTAGTACCTTGGATTAAAGGGGAAGAAGAGAAAATTCCTAAGGAAATAAATAAAATGTTAGGAAAATTCGAAGCCGGAAAGCTAAAATCTTCCAGCTTAGAAATTCATCCAACCACTACCAGAGTTCCTGTAAAAGTTGGGCATATGGGTGTAATTAATATTGTAACTGATGATAATGTAGATGAAAAAGAAGTTCAAAAAGCGTTAGATAGTTTTGCGTCATTACCTCAGCATAAGAACTTACCTACTGCACCAAATAAACCAATTATTGTATTTAAGGATGAGGATAGACCCCAACCAGCTAGAGACTTACAATATTATGATGGAATGGCAGTAACAGTGGGCAGAGTAAAATTTGAAGGAAATGTGTTACGATTAGTTGTCCTTGGTGACAATCTAGTAAGAGGAGCTGCTGGAATAACGATTTTAACCCTAGAGGTCATGAAAGAATTAGGTTATTTCTAA
- a CDS encoding PHP-associated domain-containing protein — protein MFFDLHVHSRYSDGKYLPKDIIAYAKAKHIHVAITDHDTSLGLNTVKEEKVIPGQEVTTEYGHVVILCNFPPSPPNRIAELVDYAKENSCVVFPSHPFDIFRKGIGDKTFRYKFDLIEIYNSKAPKMANNKAKEASIRLNLPGVSNSDAHVIQAIGSAYNDLYEIIEFNLDDILDNLRRGKIRNIINGLSFRAKFSILQWYIERKIRNAQNSSRTMHQV, from the coding sequence ATGTTTTTTGATCTTCATGTACATTCTAGATACAGTGATGGAAAGTATCTTCCTAAGGATATTATAGCCTATGCCAAGGCTAAACATATACACGTAGCAATTACAGATCACGATACTTCTTTAGGTTTAAATACGGTTAAAGAAGAGAAAGTGATCCCTGGACAAGAAGTCACTACTGAATATGGACATGTTGTGATATTATGCAATTTTCCACCATCTCCACCTAACAGAATAGCTGAATTAGTAGACTACGCTAAGGAGAACTCTTGTGTGGTATTTCCCTCACATCCTTTCGATATTTTTAGAAAAGGAATAGGTGATAAGACATTTCGTTATAAATTCGATTTAATTGAAATTTATAACTCTAAGGCTCCTAAAATGGCTAATAATAAGGCTAAAGAGGCATCCATAAGGTTGAATTTACCGGGGGTCTCAAATAGTGATGCTCATGTAATTCAAGCTATAGGTTCCGCATATAATGATTTATACGAGATAATAGAGTTTAATTTGGACGATATTCTAGATAATTTAAGGAGAGGGAAAATAAGAAATATAATCAACGGATTATCATTTAGAGCTAAATTTTCCATTTTACAATGGTATATTGAGAGGAAAATAAGAAATGCACAAAATTCCAGCAGAACTATGCATCAAGTGTAA